A portion of the Aricia agestis chromosome 1, ilAriAges1.1, whole genome shotgun sequence genome contains these proteins:
- the LOC121737281 gene encoding importin subunit beta: MLSETTLTLIQILEKTISPDRNELDAAEKYLNHAALTNFTTFIKMLSDILVQGGNSQVARMAAGLQLKNHLTSKDPIAKQQYQQRWLALPEDIRVYIKKNILAAIGNESSRPSSAAQCVAYVAVAELAVGQWNDLIPMLLENVVNAQSTELTREASLEAIGYICQEIDAEVLTEQSNQILTAIIHGMRSTEPSNHVRLAATQALLNSLEFTKANFDKENERNFIMEVVCEATQSNDMRISVAALQCLVKILSLYYQYMEPYMGQALFPITLEAMKSDVDEISLQGIEFWSNVSDEEIDLAIEMVEASEAGRPPVRTSRFYARGALQYIAPVLMEKLTKQDDSDDELEWNPSKAASVCLMLLSNCCEDDIVPHVLPFIRSNIKSENWRFREAALMAFGSILGGLEANTLKPLVEEAMPTLIQAMYDSSVAVRDTAAWTFGRICEIVPEAAITENYLQPLLESLVNGLKAEPRVAANVCWAFTGLAEAAYEAALNNENQQPKTYCMSRYFDFIIERLLETTDRPDAAQHNLRSAAYEALMEMVKNSPTDCYITVQKTTMVILERLQQVLQMENHISSQADRSQFNDLQSLLCATLQSVLSKVTPEDAPQISDAIMTALLTMFASNAGKAGGVQEDALMAVSTLVEVLGEKFLTYMEAFKQYLYVGLKNHQEYQVCISAVGLTGDICRALKNKVLPYCDEIITLLLENLGDPSIHRSVKPQILSLFGDIALSIGPDFKKYLGIVMEMLLQASKMEVDRNDYDMVEYLCELRESILEAYTGIIQGLKGADGEMQADVSMVEPHVPAMVQFMVTVAMEPERTDGHMSVVAGLTGDLCSVFGARVLPLLESRPLLELLQQARMSRTPRTKMLANWATKEIRKLKTQTPIAS, translated from the exons ATGCTTTCGGAGACGACGTTAACGCTTATACAGATACTAGAGAAAACTATATCACCGG ATCGAAATGAATTGGATGCTGCAGAAAAATATCTTAACCATGCAGCCCTCACAAATTTTACAACATTTATCAAAATGCTTTCTGACATTCTGGTACAAGGTGGAAACAGTCAGGTGGCAAGAATGGCTGCTGGATTGCAACTTAAAAACCACCTAACATCTAAAGATCCCATTGCAAAGCAGCAGTATCAGCAGAGATGGCTTGCTCTACCTGAAGACATAAGAGTCTATATTAAGAAAAAt ATTCTAGCTGCTATTGGCAATGAAAGTAGTAGACCGAGTTCTGCAGCTCAATGTGTTGCTTATGTAGCTGTAGCGGAGCTTGCTGTTGGACAATGGAATGACCTTATACCAATGCTCCTGGAAAATGTAGTCAATGCCCAATCAACTGAGCTGACAAGAGAAGCTAGCCTTGAAGCTATAG GTTACATCTGCCAAGAAATAGATGCTGAAGTTCTTACTGAACAAAGCAACCAGATTCTAACTGCTATAATTCACGGTATGAGATCTACTGAGCCCAGCAACCATGTCAGATTAGCAGCAACTCAAGCTCTGTTAAATTCTCTTGAATTTACAAAGGCTAATTTTGATAAAGAGAATGAAAGAAACTTCATCATGGAGGTTGTGTGTGAAGCAACTCAGTCCAATGACATGAGAATTAGTGTTGCAGCCTTACAATGTTTG gtcaaaatattatctttatactACCAGTACATGGAGCCATACATGGGCCAAGCATTGTTCCCTATTACATTAGAAGCTATGAAATCTGATGTGGATGAAATATCTCTCCAGGGTATAGAGTTCTGGTCCAATGTCAGTGATGAAGAAATTGATCTTGCTATAGAAATGGTTGAGGCTTCTGAAGCAG GTCGTCCTCCAGTAAGAACATCTAGATTTTATGCAAGAGGGGCACTGCAGTATATTGCTCCTGTGCTTATGGAAAAATTAACTAAACAagatgatagtgatgatgagcTGGAATGGAATCCTTCTAAAGCAGCATCAGTTTGTTTGATGCTGCTTTCCAACTGTTGTGAGGATGACATTGTTCCTCATGTTTTACCTTTCATTCGTTCAAATATTAAAAGCGAAAATTGGCGTTTCCGAGAAGCCGCTCTTATGGCGTTCGGTTCTATTCTTGGTGGTTTAGAAGCTAACACACTCAAGCCTTTAGTTGAAGAAGCAATGCCGACACTTATTCAAGCTATGTACGATTCAAGTGTGGCGGTTAGAGATACGGCGGCTTGGACTTTTGGAAGGATTTGTGAAATTGTTCCAGAAGCAGCTATTACTGAAAACTATTTGCAGCCATTACTAGAGAGCCTCGTTAATGGCCTTAAAGCTGAACCTAGAGTTGCAGCTAATGTTTGTTGGGCTTTTACTGGACTGGCCGAAGCTGCTTATGAGGCAGCTCTTAACAACGAGAATCAGCAACCAAAGACATATTGCATGTCTAGATATTTCGATTTTATTATTGAACGCCTCTTAGAGACTACTGATCGTCCAGATGCAGCACAACATAATCTTAGATCAGCTGCATATGAAGCTCTCATGGAAATGGTTAAAAATTCGCCAACCGATTGCTACATTACTGTCCAAAAGACAACCATGGTTATATTAGAAAGGTTGCAACAAGTGTTGCAAATGGAGAATCACATTTCAAGTCAAGCTGATAGATCACAATTCAATGATCTCCAGAGTCTGTTGTGTGCTACATTGCAGTCAGTCCTGAGTAAAGTTACGCCAGAAGACGCACCACAAATATCTGATGCTATCATGACAGCACTGCTGACGATGTTTGCGAGCAATGCAGGGAAGGCAGGAGGAGTGCAAGAAGATGCATTAATGGCTGTATCCACCCTTGTCGAGGTGCTCGGTGAAAAGTTCCTGACTTACATGGAAGcatttaaacaatatttatatGTGGGCTTAAAGAACCATCAAGAATATCAAGTTTGTATTTCAGCTGTGGGTCTCACTGGCGACATTTGTCGTGCCCTCAAAAATAAG gtACTACCATATTGTGATGAAATAATAACTCTATTATTGGAAAATCTTGGTGATCCCTCAATTCATCGTTCTGTTAAGCCTCAAATATTATCACTGTTCGGTGATATAGCTTTGAGCATTGGTCCTGATTTTAAGAAATACTTGGGAATTGTTATGGAAATGTTGCTGCAG GCCAGCAAAATGGAAGTGGATCGAAATGACTATGACATGGTGGAATATTTATGTGAACTAAGAGAGAGCATATTAGAAGCTTATACTGGCATTATCCAAGGTCTGAAAGGTGCAGATGGCGAG ATGCAAGCGGACGTATCGATGGTGGAGCCGCACGTGCCGGCGATGGTGCAGTTCATGGTGACGGTGGCGATGGAGCCGGAGCGAACTGACGGCCATATGTCCGTGGTGGCCGGCCTCACGGGCGACCTGTGCTCTGTGTTCGGCGCGCGAGTGCTGCCCTTGCTGGAGTCGCGGCCGCTGCTCGAGCTGCTGCAGCAGGCGCGCATGTCGCGCACGCCGCGCACCAAGATGCTCGCCAACTGGGCCACCAAGGAGATCCGCAAACTCAAGACCCAGACCCCCATCGCCAGCTG a
- the LOC121737877 gene encoding protein catecholamines up — protein sequence MFRKRSFILVCLVIISTGYVLVKGHSHSHSHDEPPSYKYSKSVNEKFQSDKPKVEELSDYDLYVKAIGCTLFISMVPFCILFFVPIDGTIEKQPLLKVLLSFASGGLLGDAFLHLIPHALMSGGDGHSHSHSHSHEGDAHEPHDLTVGLGVLGGIITFLVVEKTVRLFSGGHGHSHSTEKRKDDKSKKQNKKKSEEMKVAGYLNLAADFTHNFTDGLAIGASFIAGESIGLITTVTILFHEIPHEIGDFAILVQSGCSRGKAMMLQLLTAFGALSGTVLSIYLRGSGDSFASSLILPFTAGGFIYIATVSVIPELIESSNNKLSQSIKEILALLAGVYMMVIIAQYE from the coding sequence atGTTCAGAAAAAGAAGCTTTATTTTAGTGTGCTTGGTAATAATAAGTACTGGCTACGTGTTAGTGAAAGGACATTCACATTCGCATTCGCACGATGAACCCCCATCATATAAATATAGTAAAAGTGTTAACGAAAAGTTTCAGTCAGATAAGCCGAAAGTTGAAGAATTAAGTGATTACGACCTTTATGTTAAAGCTATAGGATGTACCCTTTTCATAAGTATGGtaccattttgtattttattttttgttccgaTTGACGGTACCATCGAGAAACAACCTCTTCTCAAAGTTTTGTTGTCATTTGCCTCTGGTGGACTTCTCGGCGACGCTTTTCTTCACTTAATACCACACGCACTAATGTCCGGTGGGGATGGGCACAGCCATAGTCACAGCCATTCACATGAAGGTGATGCACATGAACCTCATGACCTAACTGTTGGTCTGGGTGTCCTAGGAGGGATCATAACATTCCTGGTAGTTGAAAAAACAGTTCGCCTGTTTAGTGGTGGACATGGACATTCCCATAGCACTGAGAAACGCAAAGATGATAAgtcaaaaaaacaaaacaaaaagaaaagtgaagaAATGAAGGTTGCAGGGTATCTAAACCTAGCTGCTGATTTCACCCATAACTTTACTGATGGATTAGCTATTGGCGCTTCCTTTATTGCAGGAGAAAGTATTGGACTGATAACCACAGTAACAATTTTGTTCCATGAAATACCACATGAAATTGGAGACTTTGCTATCCTAGTGCAATCTGGATGTTCGCGTGGAAAAGCAATGATGCTACAGTTACTTACTGCGTTTGGTGCATTATCAGGCACAGTTCTGTCAATCTATTTACGCGGATCTGGGGACAGCTTTGCATCGTCTTTGATATTACCGTTTACAGCAGGAGGCTTTATATATATTGCTACTGTCTCAGTTATACCTGAATTGATAGAGAGCTCAAACAACAAACTCTCACAATCTATCAAAGAGATTTTAGCCTTATTAGCTGGAGTGTACATGATGGTTATTATAGCGCAATATGAATAA
- the LOC121738030 gene encoding 40S ribosomal protein S18, which produces MSLVIPDKFQHILRIMNTNIDGKRKVMFAMTAIKGVGRRYSNIVLKKADIDLDKRAGECTEEEVEKIITIMSNPRQYKIPDWFLNRQKDIVDGKYSQLTSSNLDSKLREDLERLKKIRAHRGMRHYWGLRVRGQHTKTTGRRGRTVGVSKKK; this is translated from the exons atg TCGCTCGTAATCCCGGATAAGTTTCAACACATTCTTCGTATTATGAATACGAATATCGATGGCAAACGTAAGGTTATGTTTGCTATGACTGCTATCAAAGGAGTAGGCCGCAGATACTCTAACATTGTATTGAAAAAGGCCGACATCGATTTGGACAAGCGTGCCGGAGAATGTACCGAGGAAGAG GTAGAAAAAATTATTACCATTATGTCAAACCCCAGACAATACAAGATTCCTGACTGGTTCTTGAACAGACAAAAGGATATTGTTGATGGTAAATACAGTCAACTGACATCTTCTAACTTGGACTCCAAACTTCGTGAAGATTTGGAAAGGCTTAAGAAGATTCGCGCCCACAGAGGTATGCGTCACTACTGGGGTCTGCGTGTGCGCGGTCAACACACCAAGACCACCGGCAGACGAGGAAGAACTGTTGGTGTGTCTAAGAAGAAGTaa